A genome region from Arachis duranensis cultivar V14167 chromosome 8, aradu.V14167.gnm2.J7QH, whole genome shotgun sequence includes the following:
- the LOC107460545 gene encoding psbP domain-containing protein 4, chloroplastic: protein MKKARDVPLLAGRIPGLSEPDENGWRTYRRPDDKSGGHGVGWSPIIPYAFRVPEEWEEVPVSIADLGGTEIDLRFANSKQGRLFVVVAPVLRFADNLGDDATIEKIGPPEKVINAFGPEMIGDNVEGKVLSSDVAEHDGRTYYQFELEPPHIFITATAAGNRLYLFGVTGSGLQWKRHYNDLKKIAESFRVV from the exons ATGAAGAAAGCCAGAGATGTTCCACTTCTAGCAGGGAGAATCCCTGGCCTGTCAGAGCCAGACGAAAATG GTTGGAGGACATACCGCAGGCCGGATGATAAGTCCGGTGGACATGGTGTTGGATGGAGTCCGATTATACCATACGCTTTCCGAGTACCTGAGGAATGGGAAGAG GTACCAGTATCAATAGCAGATCTTGGTGGCACTGAGATAGATTTGAGATTTGCAAACTCTAAGCAAGGGCGTCTGTTTGTCGTTGTTGCTCCTGTTCTTAGATTTGCTGATA ATCTTGGTGATGATGCTACAATAGAAAAAATCGGACCTCCAGAGAAAGTCATCAATGCATTTGGTCCGGAAATGATTGGGGACAATGTCGAGGGGAAGGTTCTAAGTTCAGACGTAGCAGAACACGATGGAAGAACATACTACCAGTTTGAGCTAGAGCCTCCTCATATTTTTATTACTGCTACTGCAGCAGGAAATCGCTTGTACTTGTTTGGTGTAACAGGCAGTG GTCTTCAGTGGAAGAGACACTACAACGATTTGAAGAAGATAGCTGAGTCTTTTCGAGTTGTATAA
- the LOC107460618 gene encoding pentatricopeptide repeat-containing protein At3g21470, giving the protein MQRFSLCTSTNNTLTYSSLLFSSIRNHISQGSHKCALLLYKQTRREGLYDPSVVPLLFKACVSLSILHHVKALHAESIKAGSHCDVFIGTALVGTYSKCGILGDSRKVFDTMPDRNVVTWNAMIGGYLRAGDKESASSMFEAMPEKTPVSWSQMIDGFARNGDTAAARRLFNKVPDEAKNVVTWTVMVDGYARNGDMEAAREIFEQMPIRNCFVWSSMICGYCKKGIVEEAGVIFERVPERNVEIWNSMIAGHVQNGFGEKALQLFEEMKGEGFEPDEFTVVSVLSACSQLGLLDAGKEIHNMIKQKGMRLSPFVVSGLVDMYAKCGDLANARLVFEASESIKKNIICWNAMISGFAINGKFHEVLECFGRLEESNIKPDSITCLIVLSACAHGGLVNEALEVAAKMERYGIEIGIRHYGCMVDLLGRAGRLKKAYDLIKRMPMKPNEAVFGALLGACRIHSDVQMAEQVMKLISASTVSSSDSLNVLLFNTYAASEKWEKCEQMRIRVDERIQKTPGCSSFIFSASSMFTWTK; this is encoded by the coding sequence ATGCAAAGGTTTAGCCTTTGCACAAGTACTAACAATACATTAACGTACTCATCGCTCTTGTTTTCTTCCATAAGGAACCACATTAGTCAAGGTTCTCATAAATGTGCTCTTCTTCTGTATAAACAAACTCGCCGCGAAGGTCTCTATGATCCCAGCGTTGTCCCTTTGTTGTTCAAGGCTTGTGTTTCTCTCTCAATTCTTCACCACGTTAAGGCCTTGCATGCCGAGTCCATTAAAGCTGGTTCACATTGTGATGTGTTCATCGGAACAGCATTAGTAGGAACTTATTCAAAATGTGGTATCCTTGGGGACTCCCGCAAGGTGTTTGATACAATGCCTGACAGAAATGTTGTAACTTGGAATGCAATGATTGGTGGGTACTTGAGAGCTGGGGACAAAGAATCTGCCTCCTCAATGTTTGAGGCGATGCCGGAGAAGACTCCCGTGTCTTGGAGCCAGATGATTGATGGGTTTGCAAGGAACGGGGATACTGCTGCTGCTAGGAGGTTGTTCAATAAGGTTCCGGACGAGGCAAAGAACGTAGTGACGTGGACTGTGATGGTTGATGGGTATGCTAGGAATGGGGATATGGAAGCTGCCAGGGAGATCTTTGAACAGATGCCAATTAGGAACTGCTTTGTGTGGTCATCTATGATTTGTGGTTATTGCAAGAAGGGCATTGTCGAGGAGGCTGGGGTGATTTTCGAGCGCGTTCCAGAACGCAACGTGGAGATTTGGAATTCAATGATTGCTGGGCATGTCCAGAATGGATTTGGTGAAAAAGCACTGCAGCTTTTTGAGGAAATGAAGGGTGAAGGGTTTGAACCGGATGAATTCACTGTTGTTAGTGTTTTATCTGCATGTTCTCAGCTGGGACTCTTGGATGCCGGTAAGGAAATCCATAACATGATAAAGCAGAAAGGGATGAGGTTGAGTCCCTTTGTTGTGAGTGGATTGGTTGACATGTATGCAAAATGTGGGGACCTGGCCAATGCAAGGTTGGTATTTGAAGCATCAGAGTCCATTAAGAAGAACATCATCTGCTGGAACGCAATGATTTCAGGCTTTGCCATCAATGGAAAATTCCATGAAGTCCTTGAGTGTTTTGGCAGATTGGAGGAATCAAATATAAAGCCTGATTCAATCACCTGTCTCATTGTGCTCTCTGCTTGTGCTCATGGTGGTTTGGTAAATGAGGCTTTGGAAGTAGCAGCTAAAATGGAAAGATATGGAATTGAAATAGGAATTAGACATTATGGATGCATGGTTGATCTATTGGGAAGAGCAGGGAGGTTAAAGAAGGCTTATGACTTGATAAAGAGAATGCCAATGAAACCGAATGAAGCTGTTTTTGGGGCACTGCTTGGTGCATGCCGGATTCATTCAGACGTGCAAATGGCAGAACAAGTAATGAAATTAATCAGTGCAAGCACTGTTTCAAGTTCTGATTCTCTCAATGTGCTTCTGTTCAATACCTATGCAGCTTCTGAAAAATGGGAGAAATGTGAACAGATGAGGATCAGAGTAGATGAAAGAATTCAAAAGACACCTGGGTGCAGTTCATTCATCTTCAGTGCTTCGTCCATGTTCACTTGGACAaagtaa